Proteins encoded within one genomic window of Rhododendron vialii isolate Sample 1 chromosome 1a, ASM3025357v1:
- the LOC131328615 gene encoding transcription factor TGA9-like isoform X4, with amino-acid sequence MAGHRIGGTAGLSDSGPSNYHLPYAVFHGINNPPTSFINQERSAFAFGELEEAIVLQGVRFKNDEASKSSTRPAAAATLEMFPSWPPLRFHQTPTTGSSKSGGESQSTDSGSGVNALSSSKAKGHIEAESPMSRKAPSSDHHHHHHQAFEHHPQLPHQQQAPLEMISDGSGTGLLSQAQVTHQHPAKHNPEKRKGAGSSSEKGQDPKTLRRLAQNREAAKKSRLRKKAYVQQLETSRLKLAQLEQDLQRARSQGLFVGGGGGACGSISSGAAIFDMEYARWLDDDHRHMAELRTGLQAHLSDSNLRVVVDGYVAHYDEIFQLKGVAAKSDVFHLITGMWTTPAERCFLWMGGFRPSELIKMLMSQLDPLTEQQVVGIYSLQQSSQQAEEALSQGLEQLQQSLVDTIAGGSVTDGMHHMAVALGKITNLEGFVRQADNLRQQTLHQLCRILTVRQAARCFLVIGEYYGRLRALSSLWASRPRETMISDDNSCQTTTDLQMVQSSQHHFSNF; translated from the exons ATGGCTGGTCATAGAATTGGAGGAACAGCTGGTTTGTCAGACTCAGGGCCTTCAAACTACCATCTCCCATATGCAGTTTTTCATGGGATTAATAATCCTCCCACAAGCTTcat CAATCAAGAAAGATCTGCTTTTGCTTTTGGAGAGCTAGAGGAAGCTATTGTGCTGCAAGGAGTGAGGTTCAAGAATGATGAAGCTAGTAAATCAT CAACCAGGCCTGCTGCAGCAGCTACTCTGGAAATGTTCCCTTCTTGGCCTCCTCTGAGATTCCATCAAACCCCAACAAca GGGAGTTCAAAATCAGGAGGGGAGAGTCAGAGCACTGACTCAGGATCAGGAGTGAACGCTCTTTCATCAAGCAAGGCCAAGGGCCATATCGAAGCAGAGTCCCCCATGAGTAGAAAAGCACCTTCTtctgatcatcatcatcatcatcatcaggcGTTTGAGCATCACCCCCAGCTGCCCCACCAGCAACAAGCACCACTGGAAATGATAAGCGATGGCTCTGGAACAGGTTTACTGTCACAGGCTCAAGTCACTCATCAACACCCTGCCAAACACAACCCAGAAAAG AGGAAAGGAGCTGGTTCATCTTCAGAGAAAGGACAGGATCCCAAG ACATTAAGACGTTTGGCTCAGAACAGAGAAGCAGCAAAGAAGAGCAGACTCAGGAAAAAG gccTATGTGCAGCAGCTAGAGACAAGTAGGTTAAAGCTGGCTCAGTTAGAACAGGACCTCCAGCGAGCTCGATCTCAG GGATTGTTTGtgggaggaggtggtggtgctTGTGGAAGTATCAGCTCAG GTGCTGCAATATTTGACATGGAATATGCAAGATGGTTAGATGATGATCACAGGCACATGGCGGAACTCCGGACAGGGTTGCAAGCTCATTTATCCGATAGCAATCTTAGAGTTGTGGTAGATGGATATGTGGCTCATTACGATGAAATTTTCCAGTTAAAGGGGGTTGCTGCCAAATCGGATGTCTTCCACCTCATCACCGGAATGTGGACTACCCCAGCCGAACGTTGCTTCCTCTGGATGGGTGGTTTCCGGCCTTCCGAGCTCATCAAG ATGTTAATGAGCCAATTAGACCCATTGACAGAGCAGCAAGTCGTGGGGATTTACAGCCTGCAGCAGTCCTCACAACAGGCAGAGGAGGCCCTGTCCCAGGGACTGGAGCAGCTACAGCAGTCTCTGGTCGACACTATTGCCGGTGGGTCCGTCACCGATGGCATGCACCACATGGCTGTTGCCTTGGGCAAGATCACCAATCTTGAAGGCTTCGTTCGCCAG GCTGATAATTTAAGACAACAAACTCTTCATCAACTGTGCCGGATATTGACCGTTCGACAAGCGGCGCGATGTTTTTTGGTGATTGGAGAGTACTACGGTCGGCTACGAGCCCTAAGTTCCCTTTGGGCATCTCGCCCGCGAGA GACGATGATTAGCGACGATAATTCGTGCCAGACAACCACGGATTTACAAATGGTGCAATCTTCGCAACACCACTTTTCCAACTTTTGA
- the LOC131328615 gene encoding transcription factor TGA9-like isoform X3 translates to MAGHRIGGTAGLSDSGPSNYHLPYAVFHGINNPPTSFINQERSAFAFGELEEAIVLQGVRFKNDEASKSSTRPAAAATLEMFPSWPPLRFHQTPTTVGSSKSGGESQSTDSGSGVNALSSSKAKGHIEAESPMSRKAPSSDHHHHHHQAFEHHPQLPHQQQAPLEMISDGSGTGLLSQAQVTHQHPAKHNPEKRKGAGSSSEKGQDPKTLRRLAQNREAAKKSRLRKKAYVQQLETSRLKLAQLEQDLQRARSQGLFVGGGGGACGSISSGAAIFDMEYARWLDDDHRHMAELRTGLQAHLSDSNLRVVVDGYVAHYDEIFQLKGVAAKSDVFHLITGMWTTPAERCFLWMGGFRPSELIKMLMSQLDPLTEQQVVGIYSLQQSSQQAEEALSQGLEQLQQSLVDTIAGGSVTDGMHHMAVALGKITNLEGFVRQADNLRQQTLHQLCRILTVRQAARCFLVIGEYYGRLRALSSLWASRPRETMISDDNSCQTTTDLQMVQSSQHHFSNF, encoded by the exons ATGGCTGGTCATAGAATTGGAGGAACAGCTGGTTTGTCAGACTCAGGGCCTTCAAACTACCATCTCCCATATGCAGTTTTTCATGGGATTAATAATCCTCCCACAAGCTTcat CAATCAAGAAAGATCTGCTTTTGCTTTTGGAGAGCTAGAGGAAGCTATTGTGCTGCAAGGAGTGAGGTTCAAGAATGATGAAGCTAGTAAATCAT CAACCAGGCCTGCTGCAGCAGCTACTCTGGAAATGTTCCCTTCTTGGCCTCCTCTGAGATTCCATCAAACCCCAACAAcagta GGGAGTTCAAAATCAGGAGGGGAGAGTCAGAGCACTGACTCAGGATCAGGAGTGAACGCTCTTTCATCAAGCAAGGCCAAGGGCCATATCGAAGCAGAGTCCCCCATGAGTAGAAAAGCACCTTCTtctgatcatcatcatcatcatcatcaggcGTTTGAGCATCACCCCCAGCTGCCCCACCAGCAACAAGCACCACTGGAAATGATAAGCGATGGCTCTGGAACAGGTTTACTGTCACAGGCTCAAGTCACTCATCAACACCCTGCCAAACACAACCCAGAAAAG AGGAAAGGAGCTGGTTCATCTTCAGAGAAAGGACAGGATCCCAAG ACATTAAGACGTTTGGCTCAGAACAGAGAAGCAGCAAAGAAGAGCAGACTCAGGAAAAAG gccTATGTGCAGCAGCTAGAGACAAGTAGGTTAAAGCTGGCTCAGTTAGAACAGGACCTCCAGCGAGCTCGATCTCAG GGATTGTTTGtgggaggaggtggtggtgctTGTGGAAGTATCAGCTCAG GTGCTGCAATATTTGACATGGAATATGCAAGATGGTTAGATGATGATCACAGGCACATGGCGGAACTCCGGACAGGGTTGCAAGCTCATTTATCCGATAGCAATCTTAGAGTTGTGGTAGATGGATATGTGGCTCATTACGATGAAATTTTCCAGTTAAAGGGGGTTGCTGCCAAATCGGATGTCTTCCACCTCATCACCGGAATGTGGACTACCCCAGCCGAACGTTGCTTCCTCTGGATGGGTGGTTTCCGGCCTTCCGAGCTCATCAAG ATGTTAATGAGCCAATTAGACCCATTGACAGAGCAGCAAGTCGTGGGGATTTACAGCCTGCAGCAGTCCTCACAACAGGCAGAGGAGGCCCTGTCCCAGGGACTGGAGCAGCTACAGCAGTCTCTGGTCGACACTATTGCCGGTGGGTCCGTCACCGATGGCATGCACCACATGGCTGTTGCCTTGGGCAAGATCACCAATCTTGAAGGCTTCGTTCGCCAG GCTGATAATTTAAGACAACAAACTCTTCATCAACTGTGCCGGATATTGACCGTTCGACAAGCGGCGCGATGTTTTTTGGTGATTGGAGAGTACTACGGTCGGCTACGAGCCCTAAGTTCCCTTTGGGCATCTCGCCCGCGAGA GACGATGATTAGCGACGATAATTCGTGCCAGACAACCACGGATTTACAAATGGTGCAATCTTCGCAACACCACTTTTCCAACTTTTGA
- the LOC131328615 gene encoding transcription factor TGA9-like isoform X1 — protein MAGHRIGGTAGLSDSGPSNYHLPYAVFHGINNPPTSFINQERSAFAFGELEEAIVLQGVRFKNDEASKSSLFAATRPAAAATLEMFPSWPPLRFHQTPTTVGSSKSGGESQSTDSGSGVNALSSSKAKGHIEAESPMSRKAPSSDHHHHHHQAFEHHPQLPHQQQAPLEMISDGSGTGLLSQAQVTHQHPAKHNPEKRKGAGSSSEKGQDPKTLRRLAQNREAAKKSRLRKKAYVQQLETSRLKLAQLEQDLQRARSQGLFVGGGGGACGSISSGAAIFDMEYARWLDDDHRHMAELRTGLQAHLSDSNLRVVVDGYVAHYDEIFQLKGVAAKSDVFHLITGMWTTPAERCFLWMGGFRPSELIKMLMSQLDPLTEQQVVGIYSLQQSSQQAEEALSQGLEQLQQSLVDTIAGGSVTDGMHHMAVALGKITNLEGFVRQADNLRQQTLHQLCRILTVRQAARCFLVIGEYYGRLRALSSLWASRPRETMISDDNSCQTTTDLQMVQSSQHHFSNF, from the exons ATGGCTGGTCATAGAATTGGAGGAACAGCTGGTTTGTCAGACTCAGGGCCTTCAAACTACCATCTCCCATATGCAGTTTTTCATGGGATTAATAATCCTCCCACAAGCTTcat CAATCAAGAAAGATCTGCTTTTGCTTTTGGAGAGCTAGAGGAAGCTATTGTGCTGCAAGGAGTGAGGTTCAAGAATGATGAAGCTAGTAAATCAT CTTTATTTGCAGCAACCAGGCCTGCTGCAGCAGCTACTCTGGAAATGTTCCCTTCTTGGCCTCCTCTGAGATTCCATCAAACCCCAACAAcagta GGGAGTTCAAAATCAGGAGGGGAGAGTCAGAGCACTGACTCAGGATCAGGAGTGAACGCTCTTTCATCAAGCAAGGCCAAGGGCCATATCGAAGCAGAGTCCCCCATGAGTAGAAAAGCACCTTCTtctgatcatcatcatcatcatcatcaggcGTTTGAGCATCACCCCCAGCTGCCCCACCAGCAACAAGCACCACTGGAAATGATAAGCGATGGCTCTGGAACAGGTTTACTGTCACAGGCTCAAGTCACTCATCAACACCCTGCCAAACACAACCCAGAAAAG AGGAAAGGAGCTGGTTCATCTTCAGAGAAAGGACAGGATCCCAAG ACATTAAGACGTTTGGCTCAGAACAGAGAAGCAGCAAAGAAGAGCAGACTCAGGAAAAAG gccTATGTGCAGCAGCTAGAGACAAGTAGGTTAAAGCTGGCTCAGTTAGAACAGGACCTCCAGCGAGCTCGATCTCAG GGATTGTTTGtgggaggaggtggtggtgctTGTGGAAGTATCAGCTCAG GTGCTGCAATATTTGACATGGAATATGCAAGATGGTTAGATGATGATCACAGGCACATGGCGGAACTCCGGACAGGGTTGCAAGCTCATTTATCCGATAGCAATCTTAGAGTTGTGGTAGATGGATATGTGGCTCATTACGATGAAATTTTCCAGTTAAAGGGGGTTGCTGCCAAATCGGATGTCTTCCACCTCATCACCGGAATGTGGACTACCCCAGCCGAACGTTGCTTCCTCTGGATGGGTGGTTTCCGGCCTTCCGAGCTCATCAAG ATGTTAATGAGCCAATTAGACCCATTGACAGAGCAGCAAGTCGTGGGGATTTACAGCCTGCAGCAGTCCTCACAACAGGCAGAGGAGGCCCTGTCCCAGGGACTGGAGCAGCTACAGCAGTCTCTGGTCGACACTATTGCCGGTGGGTCCGTCACCGATGGCATGCACCACATGGCTGTTGCCTTGGGCAAGATCACCAATCTTGAAGGCTTCGTTCGCCAG GCTGATAATTTAAGACAACAAACTCTTCATCAACTGTGCCGGATATTGACCGTTCGACAAGCGGCGCGATGTTTTTTGGTGATTGGAGAGTACTACGGTCGGCTACGAGCCCTAAGTTCCCTTTGGGCATCTCGCCCGCGAGA GACGATGATTAGCGACGATAATTCGTGCCAGACAACCACGGATTTACAAATGGTGCAATCTTCGCAACACCACTTTTCCAACTTTTGA
- the LOC131328615 gene encoding transcription factor TGA9-like isoform X2: MAGHRIGGTAGLSDSGPSNYHLPYAVFHGINNPPTSFINQERSAFAFGELEEAIVLQGVRFKNDEASKSSLFAATRPAAAATLEMFPSWPPLRFHQTPTTGSSKSGGESQSTDSGSGVNALSSSKAKGHIEAESPMSRKAPSSDHHHHHHQAFEHHPQLPHQQQAPLEMISDGSGTGLLSQAQVTHQHPAKHNPEKRKGAGSSSEKGQDPKTLRRLAQNREAAKKSRLRKKAYVQQLETSRLKLAQLEQDLQRARSQGLFVGGGGGACGSISSGAAIFDMEYARWLDDDHRHMAELRTGLQAHLSDSNLRVVVDGYVAHYDEIFQLKGVAAKSDVFHLITGMWTTPAERCFLWMGGFRPSELIKMLMSQLDPLTEQQVVGIYSLQQSSQQAEEALSQGLEQLQQSLVDTIAGGSVTDGMHHMAVALGKITNLEGFVRQADNLRQQTLHQLCRILTVRQAARCFLVIGEYYGRLRALSSLWASRPRETMISDDNSCQTTTDLQMVQSSQHHFSNF; this comes from the exons ATGGCTGGTCATAGAATTGGAGGAACAGCTGGTTTGTCAGACTCAGGGCCTTCAAACTACCATCTCCCATATGCAGTTTTTCATGGGATTAATAATCCTCCCACAAGCTTcat CAATCAAGAAAGATCTGCTTTTGCTTTTGGAGAGCTAGAGGAAGCTATTGTGCTGCAAGGAGTGAGGTTCAAGAATGATGAAGCTAGTAAATCAT CTTTATTTGCAGCAACCAGGCCTGCTGCAGCAGCTACTCTGGAAATGTTCCCTTCTTGGCCTCCTCTGAGATTCCATCAAACCCCAACAAca GGGAGTTCAAAATCAGGAGGGGAGAGTCAGAGCACTGACTCAGGATCAGGAGTGAACGCTCTTTCATCAAGCAAGGCCAAGGGCCATATCGAAGCAGAGTCCCCCATGAGTAGAAAAGCACCTTCTtctgatcatcatcatcatcatcatcaggcGTTTGAGCATCACCCCCAGCTGCCCCACCAGCAACAAGCACCACTGGAAATGATAAGCGATGGCTCTGGAACAGGTTTACTGTCACAGGCTCAAGTCACTCATCAACACCCTGCCAAACACAACCCAGAAAAG AGGAAAGGAGCTGGTTCATCTTCAGAGAAAGGACAGGATCCCAAG ACATTAAGACGTTTGGCTCAGAACAGAGAAGCAGCAAAGAAGAGCAGACTCAGGAAAAAG gccTATGTGCAGCAGCTAGAGACAAGTAGGTTAAAGCTGGCTCAGTTAGAACAGGACCTCCAGCGAGCTCGATCTCAG GGATTGTTTGtgggaggaggtggtggtgctTGTGGAAGTATCAGCTCAG GTGCTGCAATATTTGACATGGAATATGCAAGATGGTTAGATGATGATCACAGGCACATGGCGGAACTCCGGACAGGGTTGCAAGCTCATTTATCCGATAGCAATCTTAGAGTTGTGGTAGATGGATATGTGGCTCATTACGATGAAATTTTCCAGTTAAAGGGGGTTGCTGCCAAATCGGATGTCTTCCACCTCATCACCGGAATGTGGACTACCCCAGCCGAACGTTGCTTCCTCTGGATGGGTGGTTTCCGGCCTTCCGAGCTCATCAAG ATGTTAATGAGCCAATTAGACCCATTGACAGAGCAGCAAGTCGTGGGGATTTACAGCCTGCAGCAGTCCTCACAACAGGCAGAGGAGGCCCTGTCCCAGGGACTGGAGCAGCTACAGCAGTCTCTGGTCGACACTATTGCCGGTGGGTCCGTCACCGATGGCATGCACCACATGGCTGTTGCCTTGGGCAAGATCACCAATCTTGAAGGCTTCGTTCGCCAG GCTGATAATTTAAGACAACAAACTCTTCATCAACTGTGCCGGATATTGACCGTTCGACAAGCGGCGCGATGTTTTTTGGTGATTGGAGAGTACTACGGTCGGCTACGAGCCCTAAGTTCCCTTTGGGCATCTCGCCCGCGAGA GACGATGATTAGCGACGATAATTCGTGCCAGACAACCACGGATTTACAAATGGTGCAATCTTCGCAACACCACTTTTCCAACTTTTGA